One genomic region from Evansella sp. LMS18 encodes:
- a CDS encoding Cof-type HAD-IIB family hydrolase — translation MTYKMICLDIDGTLLNSDLEISPETKKAISSLPEGFPVILVSARMPKGMTFLQKELEIEMPMICYSGGLVIDPADDGSYETLLNKTMEIDHVKEVYEQGKKTNLHISFYKDDNWFVEKVDEWAAHERDTTKTKPDVASYDSLFEEWENAGTSANKIICIGDREEIEEFEKKLKQQFSEELTIYRSKANYLEIMDSSVSKTEAIKFLRKKFNAEQSEIIAIGDNFNDADMIEYAGLGAAMENSPDEVKQTADEVTASNDKNGVGKIVEKYLLGVK, via the coding sequence ATGACGTATAAAATGATTTGTCTCGATATAGACGGTACATTGCTTAATTCAGACCTTGAGATTTCTCCGGAAACGAAAAAAGCAATCAGCTCACTGCCAGAAGGTTTTCCGGTCATTCTCGTCTCAGCCAGAATGCCTAAGGGAATGACCTTCCTTCAAAAGGAACTGGAAATAGAAATGCCGATGATTTGCTACAGCGGCGGTCTTGTTATTGATCCAGCGGACGACGGATCTTATGAAACCTTGCTTAATAAAACAATGGAGATAGACCACGTAAAGGAAGTATACGAACAGGGTAAAAAGACAAACCTTCATATCAGTTTTTATAAAGATGACAACTGGTTCGTCGAGAAAGTGGATGAATGGGCAGCCCATGAACGGGACACGACAAAGACAAAACCAGATGTAGCGAGCTATGACTCCCTTTTCGAAGAGTGGGAAAATGCAGGTACGAGTGCGAACAAGATCATTTGTATTGGGGACAGAGAAGAAATCGAAGAATTTGAGAAAAAACTAAAGCAGCAATTCAGTGAAGAACTGACAATCTACCGCTCCAAGGCTAACTATCTTGAAATCATGGACAGCTCTGTATCAAAAACAGAGGCAATTAAGTTTTTACGGAAAAAGTTTAACGCAGAACAGTCTGAAATTATCGCGATTGGGGACAATTTCAATGATGCGGATATGATTGAATATGCAGGCCTTGGCGCTGCCATGGAAAATTCCCCGGATGAGGTAAAGCAAACAGCTGATGAAGTTACTGCCTCTAACGATAAGAATGGTGTTGGGAAAATCGTGGAGAAATATTTGCTGGGTGTTAAATAA
- a CDS encoding bifunctional 2-polyprenyl-6-hydroxyphenol methylase/3-demethylubiquinol 3-O-methyltransferase UbiG, which produces MLSYYSKLSSEVYELDKPAGRSFGDVEFYLERLATCRGRILEPAAGTGRMLIPLLENGLQVDGFDLSPEMLAICRENCKKRGLESYLFEGEMESFSSDTSYEAIILPAGSFLLLHRREDAVKALKNFHHHLTDGGKLILDIFLQTDFELGKVSTRTWECGNGDIISLESKTVEVDYIQQHSVSHSRYEKWRNGKLIQTELERFPLRWFGVEEFKQLLEQTGFQDIVISADYKYGQYPAEPEQMITFEASAAKSITSKGV; this is translated from the coding sequence TTGCTAAGTTATTACAGTAAACTTTCATCAGAAGTGTATGAATTGGATAAGCCTGCTGGCCGTTCGTTCGGTGATGTGGAGTTCTATCTGGAGCGGCTCGCTACCTGCAGGGGCAGAATTCTGGAGCCTGCAGCGGGAACCGGGCGGATGCTTATACCACTTCTGGAAAATGGACTGCAAGTCGACGGATTTGATCTTTCTCCGGAAATGTTAGCTATTTGCCGGGAGAACTGTAAAAAAAGAGGGCTGGAGTCTTATCTTTTTGAAGGGGAAATGGAAAGTTTCTCGTCAGATACCAGTTATGAGGCAATCATTCTTCCTGCTGGATCCTTCCTTCTTCTTCATCGCCGGGAGGATGCCGTAAAAGCGCTGAAGAATTTTCACCACCATCTTACTGATGGAGGAAAGCTTATTCTTGATATTTTTCTGCAGACAGATTTTGAACTGGGTAAAGTCTCCACCAGGACATGGGAATGCGGGAACGGGGATATTATTTCTCTTGAATCTAAAACAGTTGAAGTGGATTATATCCAGCAGCATTCCGTCTCACACAGCCGCTACGAAAAGTGGAGGAATGGGAAACTTATTCAGACCGAGCTGGAAAGGTTTCCTCTGCGCTGGTTTGGGGTGGAGGAATTTAAACAGCTGCTCGAACAAACAGGTTTTCAGGACATTGTAATCTCTGCTGATTATAAGTATGGACAATATCCTGCCGAACCGGAACAAATGATTACATTCGAAGCGTCAGCTGCGAAATCTATTACATCCAAAGGAGTGTAA
- a CDS encoding iron-containing alcohol dehydrogenase, with the protein MYKLYCRAYQKAFKTAGYVLQWRKPELLEGENSLERLPEFIKQKSIERLLIVTDKGISSLGLMDSLKEGLRTEGMDYVVYDRTVPNPTIGNVEEALELYKVHNCQGIIAFGGGSPMDCAKGVAARIARPEKSIPEMRGTLKVRREIPPLFAVPTTAGTGSEATVAAVITNSETHEKYAVSDTVLIPHGAVLDPLLTVNLPKHITSTTGMDALTHAVEAYIGRSNTPETKECSREAVKLIFSNLYEAYTNGGNMEARRNMQKASYLAGRAFTRAYVGNVHAIAHTVGGFYSVPHGLANAVILPYVLDYYGAAVYQPLAELSVLAGTADPSYTEEGKAKKFISAIRQLNEDMDIPGKISGIKENDIPVMVKRALDEANPLYPVPVIFSEKDMYTLFETIMEKEAAGEPAYR; encoded by the coding sequence ATGTACAAATTGTACTGCAGGGCTTATCAGAAAGCATTCAAAACAGCTGGTTATGTGCTTCAATGGCGAAAGCCGGAATTATTAGAAGGGGAAAACAGCTTAGAAAGGCTCCCTGAGTTTATAAAACAAAAAAGTATCGAGCGTCTGCTTATCGTGACAGACAAGGGGATATCTTCTCTCGGCCTTATGGACAGCCTCAAGGAAGGCCTTCGAACAGAAGGCATGGATTATGTTGTATACGACAGGACCGTCCCGAACCCGACAATAGGAAATGTTGAAGAAGCACTTGAACTATATAAAGTACATAATTGCCAGGGAATCATCGCTTTTGGCGGTGGCTCGCCTATGGACTGCGCGAAGGGAGTGGCAGCCCGTATTGCCAGGCCTGAAAAAAGCATACCTGAAATGAGAGGCACCCTTAAAGTGAGACGGGAGATCCCTCCTCTTTTTGCAGTCCCGACAACAGCAGGTACCGGAAGCGAAGCTACAGTTGCAGCCGTAATCACAAACAGCGAAACTCACGAAAAATACGCTGTGAGTGACACGGTGCTGATTCCCCATGGGGCAGTGCTCGACCCCCTCCTGACGGTAAACCTCCCTAAGCATATAACGTCCACCACGGGCATGGATGCTTTAACCCATGCGGTGGAGGCATATATTGGGAGAAGTAATACTCCAGAAACAAAGGAATGCAGCAGAGAAGCAGTAAAACTGATTTTTTCGAACCTTTATGAAGCATATACAAATGGAGGAAATATGGAAGCCCGCCGAAATATGCAGAAAGCTTCTTATTTAGCAGGCAGAGCTTTTACACGCGCTTATGTTGGGAACGTGCATGCAATCGCCCATACTGTAGGAGGGTTTTATTCTGTCCCCCACGGTCTTGCTAATGCAGTTATTCTCCCTTATGTGCTGGATTATTACGGTGCGGCAGTATATCAGCCCCTCGCAGAACTGTCAGTGCTAGCCGGTACAGCTGATCCTTCATACACCGAAGAGGGAAAAGCTAAGAAGTTTATCTCGGCGATAAGACAGCTTAATGAGGATATGGATATACCGGGGAAAATAAGTGGAATAAAGGAAAACGATATTCCTGTCATGGTGAAACGGGCACTGGACGAGGCTAATCCCCTCTACCCTGTCCCGGTCATATTTTCGGAAAAAGATATGTACACCCTTTTCGAAACAATCATGGAAAAAGAGGCGGCGGGAGAACCTGCCTATCGTTAA
- a CDS encoding PilZ domain-containing protein: MRYRRNDSFRYEFEEPVPCVFTTGNDACRSNEADGKIHDISLGGLKLITPVTVPLDKEPTKIEVSFELNNHTFFLKGEIVWGKSSFKYNTFGMKFNLDEAAKKELVKELKVYSRGVAVIKNKV, from the coding sequence ATGAGATACAGAAGAAACGATTCGTTCCGGTATGAGTTTGAGGAGCCTGTACCCTGTGTATTCACCACAGGTAATGATGCCTGCAGAAGCAATGAAGCAGACGGTAAAATTCATGATATTAGTCTGGGCGGATTAAAGTTAATCACTCCTGTCACTGTGCCACTGGACAAAGAACCAACAAAAATTGAAGTTTCTTTTGAACTGAATAATCACACTTTCTTCCTGAAAGGCGAAATTGTATGGGGCAAAAGCTCCTTTAAATACAACACTTTCGGAATGAAATTCAACCTTGACGAGGCTGCGAAAAAAGAACTCGTTAAAGAATTAAAGGTATATTCCAGAGGAGTTGCAGTCATTAAAAATAAAGTTTAA
- a CDS encoding class I SAM-dependent methyltransferase has product MTENKKVSNLEEYNNPALYDYENDGIREDINFLMKHAAATEGTIIELACGTGRVTVPLAEAGFQLAGVDIHKGMLDEAKGKSVNLPITWLEQDCTHLQLTLKSRLIYMAGNSFQHFLTNEDQDKLLKEVNKHLEDEGLFIFDTRFPSADELLAPENQEEHWRTYEDPKEGKRVEVYTITSYDQTSQLQRNTMIRRMMDEDGTVVRERQSDITLRYVFPKEMERLLSSAGFEILESYGNWKETPLTDKSTQMVFVCRKVRGE; this is encoded by the coding sequence ATGACAGAAAATAAAAAAGTATCTAATTTGGAAGAATATAATAACCCTGCTTTATATGACTATGAAAATGACGGCATCAGAGAAGATATCAACTTCTTAATGAAACATGCTGCAGCCACCGAAGGAACAATCATTGAGCTGGCCTGCGGAACCGGAAGGGTAACAGTTCCTTTAGCTGAAGCTGGTTTTCAGCTTGCAGGTGTGGATATACATAAAGGAATGCTTGACGAAGCGAAAGGGAAGTCTGTGAATCTTCCAATTACCTGGCTTGAGCAGGATTGTACCCATCTGCAATTAACTCTTAAAAGCAGGCTGATTTACATGGCTGGTAATTCCTTTCAGCATTTTCTCACGAATGAAGATCAGGACAAATTATTGAAAGAGGTAAACAAGCACTTAGAAGATGAAGGACTTTTTATTTTTGACACCAGATTTCCGTCTGCGGATGAACTCCTTGCTCCGGAAAATCAGGAAGAACACTGGAGAACATATGAGGATCCCAAAGAAGGAAAGAGGGTGGAGGTATACACAATCACCAGCTATGACCAGACCAGCCAGCTTCAACGCAACACCATGATCCGGAGAATGATGGACGAAGATGGGACTGTTGTAAGGGAAAGACAATCTGATATAACACTAAGATATGTTTTTCCTAAAGAAATGGAGAGGCTGCTTTCATCAGCAGGATTTGAAATCCTCGAATCATATGGAAACTGGAAGGAAACACCTCTAACAGACAAAAGTACACAGATGGTTTTTGTATGCAGGAAGGTGAGAGGGGAATAA